The genomic window TTTGGAGGTTTCAAGACCACGTGGCGCCAGCATTTCCTCTTCGATCATGGCCAGGGCAAAGAGCGCTTCGCGGTAGCCGAAGGTCAGCCACGGTCCGACCTTCAGGATGCAGAAGTGGTCTTCCACCAGCTTGGAAAGGCCGGTTTCGGACTGGTAGTCGGTGGAGTGCGCTTCGTAGACGAAACGATCCTGCTTCATGATTTCATCGCTGAGGCCCTTGGCGGCCTCGCGGTCGTAGTGGAACACCTGGTCGTCGCCAAACTCGACGCCCGGTTGAACCACAACGCCATAGACGCGCTGCCAGGCATCGGCCAGCCCTTCGGCCTCGAACGCCGCCTTGGTGACTTCGATGGTTTTGATGGCGTCGGCGGGTGTTGTTGGCGTGACGGTCTCTTCCTCTTCCTGGGCACCGCCGGGAATCGGAACCTCGGTGCCGATGATGTATACCGGCTTCGGCTGGCCCGCGCAAAACGCCGCGTGGGTTTCTTCGGCCACCTTGGCCATGGCGGCGGCGCGCGAAGCAACAATCTCGTCGGCCAGCGGTTGATGGCGGTCGCCGGCATCGTCGGCGCAGAACATGGAGGCGTCGAGGTGGATCTTCTGATAGCCGGCCTTCACGTATTCCGCAATCAGCTCCAGCGCCTTGGCCATGGCCGGCTCGGCGTTTTCGGACTGCCAGGCATTCGGACCGAGGTGGTCGCCGCCCAGCAGGATGTCGTCCTTGCTGTAGCCCACCTTATCGGCAATGCCATGGACATAGGCCACGAAGTCGGCCGGCTTCATGCCGGTATAGCCACCGAACTGGTCCACCTGGTTGGAGGTCGACTCGATCAGCAGGATGGAACCGTCTTGCTTCGCCTGAAGCATGGACGCTTCCAAAACGGTGGACTGGGCGGAACAGACGGAATAGATGCCCGTCCCCTTCCCGGCGCGGTTGTCGGCCAGGATTTGTACATATTTATCTACAGCGCTCATTATTACTCCTTCGGAGATTTAAGATTTGAAATGTCAGATTTGAGATCTTCTAAATCGCGAAGCGATTTAGAAGTTGATCATCACCTTCGCCCACAACTCTTCGTTGTTGTAGATGACATCGTAGGCATTCTGGATCTGCTCGACCGGGAAGGTGTGGGTCTGGAGGCCGTCAACCTTCACGAGACCGGCTTCCATCATCCAAGCGGCGGTCGTCCATTCGGCACCGGGGAACGGCGCGGAATAGTTCATCCACGAACCGACCACATTGAGTTCCTTGCGGGTGATCGCCTCGAACTGCGGGGCCGTGAAGGTGATCGGCGCATGCGACGTTCCCACCAGCAGGACGGAGCCGCGGCCGCGGGCGACCTGCATGGCGGAAATCTTGGCCGGACCGGCGCCGGAGGATTCGAATACGACATGCGCACCGTCTTCAAGTTCGCGCGCGCAAACGTCCTCGAGTGGCTCGGTGATCGGATTGCAGACGATGGTGGCGCCCATGGCCTTCGCCATTTCGAGCTTCCCTTCGGAAATATCCGAGGCAACGATTTCGCGGCATCCCATGGCCTTGAAAATCTGGATGGCCAGCAGACCGATGGTGCCGGCACCGGTTACGACGACATCCTTGCCGAGCAGGTTGTCGAGGCGCAGGATCGGGTGCAGGCAGACGGTGATCGGCTCGATGAATGCGGCCTGGTCGTAGGAAAGGTTGCCGATGGCGACGAGGTTCTTTGCAGGAACGCGCAGGAATTCACCGAACGCCCCCTGAACGCGGGAACCGATGAAGCTGTAGCCCTTGCAGAGCGAATAGTTGCCCTGGGCGCATTTGTCGCACTTCATGCACGGCATGAGCGGCGCGGCGGAGGCGCGGTCGCCCACCTTCCACCCTTCGACGCTTTCGCCGACGGCAACAATCTCGCCGGCAAATTCATGACCCAGCACGATTTCGTCCCAGCGCGGATTCTCTTCCTGGATGCGGACAATGTCCGACCCGCAAATCCCGCAGGATTTCACCGCGATGAGCACCTCATCGGCGGCGGGGGACGGTTTTTCCATCTCGATGACTTCGACGTTCTTGATGCCTTTTCGCAATGCAGCTCTCATAGAATTCTCCAAGGGTTAATTGCTCTTCTTATATAAAATATTTAGCCCGGATTACTGGATCGACGGGATGTTTTTGCAAAATCATTTAATGCAAAATGTTGGTCTCTCCGCGCGCATTGACAGTTCCTCATTTTGCACCAAATTATTTTGCTTCAATTTGCCGTTGCAAGAAATCCAGTTCATCCTGTTATCCCGTCAAATGACTTCGCCTACTTGCCGAACTTTCGGTCGATCGCGGCGAGGGCGTCGTATTCGCCCCTGA from Pontiella desulfatans includes these protein-coding regions:
- a CDS encoding D-tagatose-bisphosphate aldolase, class II, non-catalytic subunit, encoding MSAVDKYVQILADNRAGKGTGIYSVCSAQSTVLEASMLQAKQDGSILLIESTSNQVDQFGGYTGMKPADFVAYVHGIADKVGYSKDDILLGGDHLGPNAWQSENAEPAMAKALELIAEYVKAGYQKIHLDASMFCADDAGDRHQPLADEIVASRAAAMAKVAEETHAAFCAGQPKPVYIIGTEVPIPGGAQEEEETVTPTTPADAIKTIEVTKAAFEAEGLADAWQRVYGVVVQPGVEFGDDQVFHYDREAAKGLSDEIMKQDRFVYEAHSTDYQSETGLSKLVEDHFCILKVGPWLTFGYREALFALAMIEEEMLAPRGLETSKLRETIDAVMVEQPNYWKKYYPGDEATQAYKRKYSFSDRSRYYWPNERIQAAVAKLVANLKETPISLSLLSQYMPNQYNAVSEGSIANDVEEIIINRTQDVIGIYARSCNMSK
- a CDS encoding galactitol-1-phosphate 5-dehydrogenase — its product is MRAALRKGIKNVEVIEMEKPSPAADEVLIAVKSCGICGSDIVRIQEENPRWDEIVLGHEFAGEIVAVGESVEGWKVGDRASAAPLMPCMKCDKCAQGNYSLCKGYSFIGSRVQGAFGEFLRVPAKNLVAIGNLSYDQAAFIEPITVCLHPILRLDNLLGKDVVVTGAGTIGLLAIQIFKAMGCREIVASDISEGKLEMAKAMGATIVCNPITEPLEDVCARELEDGAHVVFESSGAGPAKISAMQVARGRGSVLLVGTSHAPITFTAPQFEAITRKELNVVGSWMNYSAPFPGAEWTTAAWMMEAGLVKVDGLQTHTFPVEQIQNAYDVIYNNEELWAKVMINF